In the genome of Dickeya fangzhongdai, one region contains:
- a CDS encoding EAL domain-containing protein, which produces MRIQLEVDYVSQYLFSPIYHLDSRLLALEMIGRFQSTAGSLSMPQDILLGMLNHRQKRTLLREQLAILKDKSTWFINNRVTVLLKIDHTLTEFLVNDESLGQEFRALPFLQLEINESFPDISRGRDNSQLTKLSQSFHLWLDNFGSGKMNLKPFYDGMVASVKMDAAFINKLLTRPASVSIINPMLQVMKKHCPSLKVVAKGIDNIASFEKICELDVNAVQGQLWPSLPPEALDNALMPVACYG; this is translated from the coding sequence ATGCGTATCCAGCTTGAAGTTGACTATGTCAGTCAGTATCTTTTCTCTCCGATTTATCATCTGGATTCACGGTTGCTGGCGCTAGAGATGATCGGACGTTTCCAGAGCACGGCAGGAAGTCTGTCCATGCCACAGGATATCTTACTGGGCATGCTGAACCATCGGCAGAAGCGAACCTTGCTGAGAGAGCAACTGGCAATCCTGAAGGATAAATCAACCTGGTTTATCAATAACCGGGTGACTGTTCTGCTGAAGATCGATCATACATTGACGGAGTTTCTGGTTAATGACGAGTCGCTGGGCCAGGAGTTTCGCGCGCTGCCTTTTTTGCAGCTTGAAATTAATGAGAGTTTTCCTGATATATCCCGTGGGCGGGATAATTCTCAACTGACTAAATTAAGCCAGTCTTTCCATTTATGGCTGGATAATTTCGGTTCCGGAAAAATGAATCTGAAGCCATTTTATGATGGTATGGTTGCCAGTGTGAAAATGGACGCCGCGTTTATCAATAAATTATTAACCCGACCCGCGTCTGTTTCTATTATTAATCCGATGTTGCAGGTGATGAAAAAACATTGCCCCTCGCTGAAAGTCGTGGCGAAAGGGATTGATAATATAGCCAGTTTTGAAAAAATATGTGAGCTTGACGTCAACGCTGTCCAGGGACAATTATGGCCGAGCTTGCCGCCGGAAGCGTTGGATAATGCGCTGATGCCGGTTGCCTGTTACGGTTAG
- the btuD gene encoding vitamin B12 ABC transporter ATP-binding protein BtuD, producing the protein MSAQPLLYLHNVSVAGRLSSVAVRCRPGELVHIIGPNGAGKSTLLALMAGLQPGDGETLLLGQAIADWSARDLARVRAYLPQHHSALALMPVFQYLQLHQPSRCDAESVDKVVEQLAERLSLTDKLRRPLARLSGGEWQRVRLAAVLLQVWPTLNPSARLLLLDEPAASLDIAQRVALDSLLAELCRAGIAVIASGHDLNHTLHHADRVWLMSRGGLMAQGAVADVMQPETLSPVFGVAFTRYALDGRHWMLAQQE; encoded by the coding sequence GTGTCTGCCCAACCGCTGCTGTACCTGCACAACGTTAGCGTCGCCGGACGTTTGTCATCGGTGGCGGTGCGTTGCCGCCCGGGCGAACTGGTGCACATTATTGGCCCCAATGGCGCGGGTAAGAGCACGCTGCTGGCGTTAATGGCCGGATTACAGCCGGGGGACGGCGAGACGCTGCTGTTGGGGCAGGCGATTGCCGACTGGTCGGCGCGCGATCTGGCGAGGGTACGCGCCTACCTGCCGCAACACCATAGCGCACTGGCGTTGATGCCGGTGTTCCAGTACCTGCAGTTGCACCAGCCGTCGCGTTGCGATGCTGAAAGCGTGGATAAGGTGGTGGAGCAGTTGGCCGAGCGATTGTCGCTGACGGATAAACTACGTCGTCCGCTGGCCCGGCTTTCCGGCGGCGAATGGCAACGGGTCAGATTGGCGGCGGTGCTGCTGCAAGTCTGGCCGACGCTCAATCCTTCAGCCCGGTTATTGTTGCTGGATGAACCGGCCGCCAGTCTGGATATCGCCCAGCGTGTGGCGCTGGATTCATTGCTGGCAGAGCTGTGCCGGGCCGGGATTGCGGTCATCGCGTCGGGCCACGACCTGAACCATACCCTGCATCATGCCGACCGGGTATGGCTGATGTCGCGTGGCGGGCTGATGGCGCAAGGGGCGGTCGCTGATGTGATGCAGCCGGAAACGCTGTCCCCGGTATTTGGGGTGGCGTTTACGCGTTATGCGCTGGACGGCCGCCACTGGATGCTGGCGCAGCAGGAATGA
- a CDS encoding glutathione peroxidase — protein MSNTLYAIPLQTIDGRQASLENWRNNVLLVVNVASQCGLTKQYEALENLYETYRDRGFAVLGFPSNEFAGQEPGSNEEIHAFCRGTFGVQFPMFGKIDVNGSGRHPLYQALIQVQPEALRPQGSEFYERRVSKGQAPAHPGDILWNFEKFLINRRGEVIARFSPDMTPDDGAIIKAIEQALAQ, from the coding sequence ATGAGCAATACGCTATACGCAATTCCCCTGCAAACTATCGATGGCCGTCAGGCATCGCTGGAAAACTGGCGCAACAACGTGCTGCTGGTGGTCAACGTTGCCTCGCAGTGCGGGCTGACCAAGCAATATGAAGCGCTGGAGAATCTGTATGAAACCTATCGTGACCGCGGGTTTGCGGTACTGGGGTTTCCCTCCAACGAATTTGCCGGGCAGGAGCCGGGCAGCAATGAAGAGATACACGCGTTTTGTCGCGGGACGTTCGGCGTACAGTTCCCGATGTTTGGCAAAATTGATGTCAACGGGAGCGGGCGCCATCCGTTGTATCAGGCGTTGATTCAGGTGCAACCGGAGGCGCTGCGGCCGCAGGGTAGTGAATTTTACGAGCGCCGCGTCAGCAAAGGGCAGGCGCCGGCTCATCCGGGCGATATCCTGTGGAACTTCGAAAAATTTCTGATCAATCGCCGTGGCGAGGTGATAGCGCGTTTCTCGCCGGATATGACGCCGGATGACGGCGCGATTATCAAAGCTATTGAGCAGGCGCTGGCGCAGTAA
- a CDS encoding protein adenylyltransferase SelO, whose amino-acid sequence MSHHLLFNNHYHQQLPGFYTELTPTPLQGARLLYHNATLAQELGLSDDWFDGDNRRIWTGERLLPGMAPLAQVYSGHQFGGWAGQLGDGRGILLGQQQLADGRTQDWHLKGAGLTPYSRMGDGRAVLRSVVREFLASEALHHLGIPTTRALTIVSSDHPVQREQEERGAMLLRVADSHVRFGHFEHFYYRREQEKVRQLAEYVIACHWPQWQQETDRYYLWFSDVVERTARLIAHWQAVGFAHGVMNTDNMSILGLTIDYGPYGFMDDYQPGYICNHSDHQGRYAFDNQPAVALWNLHRLAQSLSGLMSSDILQRALDRYEPALMQRFGELMRAKLGFDTPQAQDNELLVGLLKLMQREQADYTHIFRLLSETERHSSHSPLQDVFIDRPVFDDWFSTYRQRLALESVDDAERQRRMKQANPRYVLRNYLAQQAIEQAEREDIGLLGRLHRALRQPYAEQPDMADLAALPPTWGKHLEISCSS is encoded by the coding sequence ATGTCGCATCACCTTCTGTTTAATAACCATTATCACCAGCAACTACCGGGGTTTTACACCGAGCTGACGCCCACGCCATTGCAGGGTGCGCGTTTGCTATATCATAACGCCACGCTTGCTCAGGAACTGGGGTTATCGGACGACTGGTTTGACGGCGACAACCGCCGAATCTGGACCGGAGAACGGCTGTTGCCGGGCATGGCGCCGCTGGCTCAGGTGTACAGCGGTCATCAGTTCGGGGGCTGGGCCGGGCAGTTGGGTGATGGACGCGGCATCCTGCTCGGACAACAGCAACTGGCGGATGGACGTACACAAGACTGGCATCTTAAAGGCGCGGGATTGACCCCCTATTCACGCATGGGCGACGGCCGGGCGGTATTGCGCTCGGTGGTGCGCGAATTTCTGGCGTCGGAAGCGCTACACCATCTCGGCATTCCCACTACGCGTGCGCTGACTATCGTCAGCAGCGACCATCCGGTACAGCGTGAGCAGGAAGAGCGGGGGGCGATGCTATTGCGAGTGGCGGATAGCCATGTCCGTTTCGGTCACTTCGAACATTTCTATTACCGCCGCGAACAGGAAAAGGTGCGTCAGCTGGCGGAGTATGTCATCGCATGCCATTGGCCGCAGTGGCAGCAGGAAACCGATCGCTATTACCTGTGGTTCAGCGATGTTGTGGAACGCACTGCGCGATTGATTGCTCACTGGCAGGCCGTTGGCTTTGCCCACGGTGTGATGAATACCGACAATATGTCCATTCTTGGCCTCACCATCGACTACGGCCCGTACGGTTTTATGGACGATTATCAGCCCGGCTACATCTGTAACCATTCGGACCATCAGGGGCGTTACGCATTCGATAATCAGCCGGCGGTGGCGTTGTGGAACCTGCACCGCCTGGCGCAGTCGCTATCGGGGTTGATGTCCAGCGATATCCTGCAACGGGCGTTGGATCGCTATGAACCCGCGTTGATGCAACGTTTCGGCGAACTGATGCGCGCCAAACTCGGTTTTGATACGCCGCAGGCGCAGGATAACGAATTGCTGGTGGGGCTGTTGAAGCTGATGCAGCGCGAGCAGGCGGACTATACCCACATTTTTCGACTATTGTCGGAAACAGAACGGCACAGCAGCCACTCACCGTTACAGGACGTGTTTATCGATCGCCCGGTATTTGACGATTGGTTCAGTACGTACCGTCAGCGGCTGGCGCTGGAAAGCGTTGACGACGCGGAGCGCCAGCGTCGGATGAAGCAGGCCAATCCGCGTTATGTGTTACGCAATTATCTGGCTCAGCAGGCGATAGAACAGGCGGAGCGGGAGGATATCGGCTTACTCGGGCGTTTGCACCGGGCGTTGCGTCAACCCTATGCGGAGCAGCCGGACATGGCCGATCTGGCCGCGTTGCCGCCGACATGGGGCAAGCATCTGGAGATTTCCTGTTCCAGCTAA
- the ldtD gene encoding L,D-transpeptidase produces MLLVKRNTQRLLLGVASSIWLGSLLTSFSAQAASPIAPGSAVSSAASKSHTSVTAGLPAGISPHYLGELTALYTRQHMQPMWSDSHVVKAFQQQLAEVALSGIQPQFTTWVTWLTDPKLNGFARDVVLSDAMLGYMQFVAGVEKNGNSWLYSSVPYKLAMPSAEMIEQWQRAVASGNGLAFIASLAPRHSQYAKMHDALKNMLTDNRPWPKLILADSLRPGDESNALPVLKEILLRTGMLNQDGAAMPLFNEASSGDTSPLRYDGAVVDAVKRFQHSQGLQDDGVIGKRTRDWLNVSSQMRATLLALNIQRLRLVPDKVSSGIVVNIPNYSLSYYQNGAEILSSKVIVGQPKRKTPLMNSSLSNVVMNPPWNVPTTLTRQDIIPKVIQDPGYLQRHGYTVLSDWTESAQPIDPSMIDWPMVSASNFPYRLRQAPGDSNSLGRYKFNMPNTDAIYLHDTPNHNLFQRDIRALSSGCVRVNKASELAALLLQDAGWNNARISSTLEQGNTTYVAVRQRVPVNFYYLTAWVADDGKPQFRTDIYNYDDTVKTGALALSKVGLLLQ; encoded by the coding sequence ATGTTGTTAGTCAAACGAAATACACAAAGACTGCTTCTGGGGGTAGCCAGCTCGATTTGGCTGGGTAGTCTGTTGACTTCGTTTTCCGCTCAGGCGGCTTCGCCGATTGCACCGGGCAGTGCAGTGTCATCGGCCGCGTCAAAAAGTCATACCTCTGTTACCGCTGGTTTGCCCGCCGGTATTTCACCTCATTATCTTGGCGAATTGACCGCGCTTTATACGCGCCAGCACATGCAACCGATGTGGAGCGACAGCCACGTCGTCAAAGCGTTTCAGCAGCAACTGGCGGAAGTCGCGCTTTCCGGTATTCAACCGCAATTCACTACCTGGGTCACCTGGCTGACCGACCCGAAATTAAACGGTTTTGCCCGTGATGTGGTGCTGTCGGACGCCATGCTCGGGTACATGCAGTTTGTCGCCGGGGTGGAGAAAAACGGCAACAGCTGGTTGTACAGCAGTGTTCCCTATAAGTTGGCTATGCCATCGGCGGAGATGATTGAGCAGTGGCAGCGGGCGGTTGCATCGGGCAACGGGCTGGCGTTTATTGCATCGCTGGCGCCTCGTCATTCCCAGTATGCAAAAATGCACGACGCGTTGAAAAACATGCTGACGGACAACCGTCCCTGGCCGAAACTTATACTGGCGGACTCATTGCGTCCCGGCGATGAAAGCAACGCGTTACCGGTTTTAAAAGAGATTCTGCTGCGAACCGGCATGTTGAATCAGGATGGTGCCGCGATGCCGCTGTTTAATGAGGCGTCATCAGGTGATACATCGCCGCTGCGTTATGACGGAGCGGTTGTGGATGCGGTGAAACGCTTCCAGCACTCGCAAGGGCTGCAGGATGACGGCGTGATTGGTAAACGAACCCGCGACTGGCTCAATGTCTCTTCGCAGATGCGCGCTACGTTGCTGGCGTTGAATATCCAGCGCCTGCGGCTGGTGCCGGACAAGGTCAGCAGCGGCATCGTGGTCAATATTCCCAACTACTCGCTCAGTTACTATCAGAATGGCGCGGAGATTTTGTCGTCAAAGGTGATTGTCGGTCAGCCTAAACGCAAGACGCCGCTGATGAACAGTTCGCTGAGCAATGTGGTGATGAATCCGCCGTGGAACGTGCCTACCACGCTTACCCGTCAGGACATCATTCCTAAGGTGATTCAGGACCCGGGGTATCTGCAGCGCCACGGTTATACCGTACTGTCAGACTGGACCGAAAGCGCTCAGCCGATTGATCCTTCGATGATCGATTGGCCGATGGTTTCGGCCAGCAACTTCCCGTACCGCCTGCGTCAGGCGCCGGGGGACAGCAATTCGCTGGGGCGTTATAAGTTCAATATGCCGAATACGGACGCCATCTACCTGCATGATACGCCTAACCATAATTTGTTTCAGAGAGATATCCGGGCGCTGAGTTCGGGATGTGTGCGTGTTAACAAGGCATCGGAATTGGCGGCACTGTTATTGCAGGATGCCGGCTGGAACAATGCCCGTATTTCGTCAACCCTTGAGCAGGGCAACACCACTTATGTGGCGGTGCGCCAAAGAGTACCGGTGAATTTTTACTACCTGAC
- a CDS encoding NlpC/P60 family protein: MKFWRFWLILMALFLAGCSSHVPQSTRLGDAGEVRAQLHAQLAKWRGTPYRYGGLDQNGIDCSGFVYLTFRDRFGLTLPRSTEEQTEVGTRVDRDALLPGDLVFFRTGSGENGLHVGIYDNNDQFIHASTSRGVMRSSLNNVYWKRAYWQARRI, from the coding sequence ATGAAGTTCTGGAGATTCTGGTTAATACTGATGGCGCTGTTTCTGGCTGGATGCAGCAGCCACGTTCCGCAGAGTACTCGCCTGGGCGATGCCGGCGAGGTGCGGGCGCAGTTGCACGCCCAACTGGCAAAGTGGCGTGGCACGCCATATCGCTATGGCGGGCTGGATCAGAACGGCATCGATTGTTCCGGTTTTGTTTATCTGACGTTTCGTGACCGGTTCGGCTTGACGCTGCCGCGCTCGACGGAGGAGCAGACTGAAGTCGGCACTCGCGTCGATCGTGACGCATTACTGCCGGGCGACCTGGTCTTTTTCCGTACCGGCAGCGGCGAAAATGGGCTGCATGTCGGCATCTACGACAACAATGATCAGTTTATTCATGCCTCCACCAGCCGTGGCGTTATGCGATCGTCGCTGAACAACGTTTACTGGAAACGGGCCTATTGGCAGGCCCGTCGCATCTGA
- a CDS encoding lipoate--protein ligase A, producing MPALRLLISDSVDPWFNLAVEECIFRQMPTTQRVLFLWRNAETVVIGRAQNPWKECNTRRMEQDGIKLARRSSGGGAVFHDLGNTCFTFMAGKPGYDKSVSTGIILQALAMCGVTAQASGRNDLVVETADGVRKISGSAYRESADRGFHHGTLLLAANLSRLADYLNPDVKKLQAKGIASVRSRVANLAELLPGISHETICDAVTQAFFEHYQTRCQPEIISPDVLPDLPGFAELFARQSSWAWNFGQAPEFTHMLDTRFDWGGVELHFDVERGVISRCQLFTDSLNPTPLEALAERLEGVSYRPDALVAVGERLAEDFPQQHNEINALIVWLSESIR from the coding sequence ATGCCTGCACTGCGTTTGCTGATTTCCGACTCTGTCGATCCCTGGTTCAATCTGGCGGTGGAGGAGTGCATTTTCCGGCAGATGCCGACCACGCAGCGGGTACTGTTTTTATGGCGCAATGCGGAAACCGTGGTGATCGGTCGGGCGCAGAACCCGTGGAAAGAATGTAATACCCGGCGCATGGAGCAGGATGGCATCAAACTGGCGCGGCGCAGTAGTGGCGGCGGGGCGGTATTCCACGATCTCGGCAATACCTGTTTTACCTTCATGGCGGGCAAACCCGGCTATGACAAGAGCGTTTCCACCGGCATTATCCTGCAGGCGCTGGCAATGTGCGGGGTGACGGCGCAGGCATCAGGGCGCAACGACCTGGTGGTTGAAACTGCGGATGGCGTGAGAAAGATTTCCGGTTCCGCCTATCGGGAAAGCGCCGATCGCGGTTTTCATCATGGGACGTTATTGCTGGCGGCCAACCTTTCCCGTCTGGCCGATTACCTCAATCCGGATGTTAAGAAATTGCAAGCCAAAGGCATTGCATCGGTACGTTCGCGGGTGGCTAATCTGGCGGAGTTGTTGCCGGGGATTAGCCATGAGACGATTTGCGATGCCGTTACGCAGGCATTTTTCGAACATTATCAAACCCGGTGCCAACCGGAGATTATCTCACCTGACGTTTTACCGGATCTGCCAGGGTTCGCTGAATTGTTCGCGCGCCAGAGCAGTTGGGCGTGGAATTTTGGTCAGGCGCCGGAATTTACCCATATGCTGGATACCCGTTTTGACTGGGGTGGCGTGGAACTGCATTTCGACGTGGAGCGTGGCGTCATCAGCCGTTGTCAGCTCTTTACCGATAGCCTCAATCCCACTCCGCTGGAAGCGCTGGCGGAGCGGCTGGAAGGGGTGTCATACCGTCCGGATGCGCTGGTGGCTGTTGGCGAGCGGCTGGCGGAGGATTTTCCCCAACAGCATAACGAAATAAACGCATTGATTGTCTGGTTATCGGAAAGTATTCGTTAA